The following are encoded together in the Lactuca sativa cultivar Salinas chromosome 1, Lsat_Salinas_v11, whole genome shotgun sequence genome:
- the LOC111905025 gene encoding monodehydroascorbate reductase has translation MAEKSFKYIIVGGGVSAGYAAREFEKQGVKPNELAIISKEAVAPYERPALSKGYLFPEGTARLPGFHVCVGSGGERLAPEWYKEKGITLILSTEIIKADLPSKTLKSAAGDTFKYEVLIIATGSTVFRLENFGIQGADAKNIFYLREIADADKLVEAIKSKKNGKAVVVGGGYIGLELSAALKINNFDVSMVYPDPWCMPRLFTADLAAFYEAYYTKKGVNIIKGTAAAGFVSNEKGEVKEVKLKNDRVMEADIVVVGVGAKPLINLFTGQLEEDKGGIKTDAFFKTSVDNVYAIGDVATFPMKMYGDIRRVEHVDHSRKSAEQAVKAIFAKEQGKEIGAYEYLPYFYSRSFDLSWQFFGDNVGEAVIYGNRDPASEKPKFGTYWIKDSKVVGAFLEGGTPEENKAISNVAKKQPTAPTPDSLATEGVQFACKI, from the exons ATGGCGGAGAAGTCTTTCAAATACATCATCGTCGGCGGTGGTGTATCAGCT GGCTATGCTGCCAGAGAGTTTGAAAAGCAAGGAGTAAAGCCTAACGAACTAGCAATCATCTCTAAAGAGGCG GTAGCTCCTTATGAACGCCCTGCATTAAGCAAGGGATATCTGTTCCCTGAAG GAACTGCAAGGCTTCCAGGGTTTCATGTCTGTGTTGGTAGTGGAGGAGAAAGACTAGCACCTGAGTGGTATAAAGAAAAGGGCATAACTTTGATCCTTAGCACAGAGATAATCAAAGCAGATCTACCTTCAAAAACTCTCAAAAGTGCAGCTGGTGACACCTTTAAATATGAAGTTTTGATCATTGCAACTGGCTCCACA GTTTTCAGACTGGAGAACTTTGGTATACAAGGAGCTGATGCCAAGAACATCTTTTACTTGAGAGAAATTGCAGATGCTGATAAACTTGTGGAAGCAATCAAAAGTAAGAAAAATGGAAAAGCTGTTGTTGTTGGTGGAGGATACATTGGGCTTGAGCTTAGCGCAGCTTTAAAAATAAACAACTTTGATGTTAGCATGGTTTATCCCGATCCATGGTGTA TGCCTCGTTTATTCACTGCTGACCTGGCGGCTTTCTACGAGGCGTATTATACGAAAAAAGGAGTGAATATCATCAAAGGAACAGCTGCTGCTGGATTTGTAAGTAACGAAAAAGGAGAAGTAAAAGAAGTGAAACTAAAAAATGATCGCGTAATGGAAGCAGATATTGTGGTTGTTGGTGTTGGAGCAAAGCCTCTAATTAATCTATTCACTGGACAACTCGAAGAGGATAAAGGTGGAATcaag ACTGATGCATTCTTCAAAACTAGTGTTGATAATGTATACGCGATAGGTGATGTTGCTACTTTTCCCATGAAAATGTATGGAGATATCAGAAGAGTTGAACATGTTGACCATTCCCGCAAATCCGCAGAACAAGCTGTTAAG GCTATTTTTGCAAAGGAGCAAGGAAAGGAGATTGGGGCTTACGAGTATTTACCATATTTCTACTCGCGTTCGTTTGATCTATCATGGCAGTTTTTTGGAGACAACGTTGGTGAAGCTGTTATTTATGGTAACCGTGATCCAGCTTCTGAGAAACCTAAGTTTGGAACATATTGGATTAAGGATAGTAAAGTGGTGGGCGCGTTTCTAGAAGGTGGTACCCCAGAAGAGAATAAAGCAATTAGTAACGTTGCAAAAAAGCAACCTACGGCCCCTACTCCTGACTCACTTGCTACTGAAGGTGTCCAGTTTGCATGTAAGATCTAA
- the LOC111905024 gene encoding uncharacterized protein LOC111905024, producing the protein MEFPRSNNLQVVSGGNDDDDPEILVSKFDSSIDNHFQAMDKIANLSGESEFQYPQIQRFSSSITFLREWRNFCYQPRAIKFACESHEKNVTHQIKLPQFSSALVPKDTSDGNKDFVMYVGGHVWALDWCPILHQNSNTDINVEFVAVAAHPPESSYHKIGAPLTGRGLIQIWCLLNAYTKEQDMIPLVKVKPKRNEETNLETNQPKKPRGRPRKNASDSETVPVPNTNSYPQPLAIEFPQHSKKLVDIDKNTPETAPQQPPKLLAIENHHHHHHTPESVPNSNSVSKDIALPRLVMGLAHNGKVAWDVKWRPDSHDISSYRMGYLAVLLGNGALEVWEVPVLSATKALFSSCQKEGTDPRFLKLKPVFMCSKLKCGDRQSIPLTLEWSTSAPHDLILAGCHDGVVALWKFSTNDSSIDTKPLLCFSADTVPIRALKWAPLPSDPESANIIATSGHKGVRFWDIRDPYHPLWDIPLQKITYSLDWHPDPRCVILSSDDGEIKIINLSKAVSDTPVTATPTVKTQHHGSHSYYCSSSSIWCVHVSRLTDMVAYCCSDGKVIHFQLTTKSVERDPNRNREPHYLCGSVTKEEEKSTLTVLTPSPNIPFPMKKSSNEWGDTPRSKRGFVSITNQEKRAKEYVSKENPKNKNKSSQALVCIDDVANNVKDHMAHKEEDERETLPPKIVAMHRVRWNMNKGSEKWLCYGGAAGILRFQEINLLGNKKEKRKTLHDLSVSTI; encoded by the exons ATGGAGTTTCCAAGATCTAATAATCTTCAAGTAGTTTCTGGGgggaatgatgatgatgatccagAAATTTTGGTTTCCAAATTCGATTCTTCAATTGACAATCACTTTCAAGCCATGGATAAAATTGCTAATCTCTCTGGAGAATCAGAGTTCCAGTATCCACAAATTCAACGTTTCTCTTCTTCCATTACTTTCTTAAG AGAATGGAGGAATTTTTGCTATCAACCTCGAGCTATTAAGTTTGCTTGTGAAAGCCATGAGAAAAACGTCACACATCAAATCAAGTTGCCTCAGTTTTCTTCAGCACTTGTTCCTAAA GACACTTCAGATGGAAACAAAGATTTTGTGATGTATGTTGGAGGCCATGTTTGGGCTTTAGATTGGTGTCCCATACTTCATCAAAATTCCAACACTGACATTAACGTTGAG tttgttGCTGTTGCTGCTCATCCACCAGAGTCTTCATATCATAAAATTGGTGCTCCACTTACTGGAAGAGGTCTCATTCAGATATGGTGTTTGTTGAATGCGTATACAAAAGAACAAGATATGAttcctttggtcaaagtcaaaccaaaaaggaaTGAAGAAACAAATCTTGAAACGAATCAACCAAAGAAGCCAAGAGGGAGACCAAGAAAGAATGCTTCTGATTCTGAAACTGTTCCTGTTCCTAATACAAACTCATATCCACAGCCTCTTGCTATTGAATTCCCTCAACACTCAAAAAAGTTGGTTGATattgacaaaaatacccctgaAACTGCCCCTCAACAGCCACCAAAGTTGCTTGCTATTgagaatcatcatcatcatcatcatacccCTGAAAGTGTTCCAAATAGTAACTCGGTTTCTAAAGATATTGCTTTGCCTAGACTTGTGATGGGATTGGCTCACAATGGAAAAGTTGCATGGGATGTGAAATGGAGACCTGATTCTCATGATATTTCTAGTTACAGGATGGGGTACCTTGCTGTTTTGCTTGGGAATGGAGCTCTTGAAGT GTGGGAGGTACCTGTTCTTAGTGCAACTAAGGCTCTATTTTCTTCTTGTCAAAAGGAAGGCACTGATCCTCGCTTCCTTAAGTTGAAGCCAGTTTTCATGTGTTCAAAGTTGAAGTGTGGAGATAGACAAAG TATTCCCTTAACATTGGAGTGGTCGACATCTGCCCCTCATGATCTCATTCTAGCTGGTTGTCATGATGGAGTG GTTGCACTCTGGAAGTTCTCTACTAATGATTCATCTATAG ATACCAAACCATTGCTTTGCTTCAGTGCAGATACTGTTCCTATAAGAGCACTTAAATGGGCACCTCTACCCAG TGATCCCGAGAGTGCAAACATAATCGCTACTTCCGGACATAAAGGTGTTAGATTTTGGGACATTCG tGATCCATATCACCCTCTTTGGGATATACCTCTTCAGAAGATTACATACAGTTTGGATTGGCATCCAGACCCAAG ATGTGTTATTTTATCATCCGATGATGGAGAAATAAAGATAATTAACTTATCAAAAGCTGTATCTGACACCCCTGTTACTGCTACACCCACTGTAAAAACTCAACACCATGGATCACATAGCtattactgttcatcatcttccatTTGGTGTGTTCATGTCTCAAGACTAACAGACATGGTTGCATATTGCTGTTCAGATGGCAAAGTTATTCATTTTCAG CTTACAACAAAATCAGTGGAGAGAGACCCTAACAGAAACCGAGAACCTCATTATCTCTGTGGTTCTGTaaccaaagaagaagaaaagtcaacactcactGTGTTGACCCCTTCACCAAATATCCCATTCCCAATGAAGAAATCATCAAACGAATGGGGAGATACACCAAGATCAAAACGTGGGTTTGTATCAATAACGAATCAAGAAAAGAGAGCCAAAGAGTATGTCTCAAAGGAAAAtccaaaaaacaaaaacaaaagtagCCAAGCTTTAGTATGCATTGATGACGTGGCCAACAATGTAAAAGACCATATGGCCCATAAAGAGGAGGATGAGAGAGAAACACTTCCTCCCAAAATCGTTGCAATGCATCGTGTTAGATGGAACATGAACAAAGGTAGCGAGAAATGGCTGTGCTACGGGGGCGCTGCGGGAATTTTACGTTTTCAAGAAATTAATTTATTGggaaataaaaaggaaaaaagaaaaacgTTACATGATTTATCCGTATCTACTATCTAG
- the LOC111905026 gene encoding cytochrome P450 94C1, whose protein sequence is MAIEDPSIIMVILVLLSIFFTLIYFTTRVHCTCEICHAYITSSWSIQFDNLCDWYTHLLKNSPTKTIHIHVLHNTITSNHQSVEYMLKTQFENYPKGKPFSAILGDFLGNGIFNVDGDSWRFQRKMACLELGKMSMRSHALEVVKHEIDHRLIPLVSSFSQKQNGVLDLQDVFRRFSFDVICKFSFGYDPKCLDKSLPVSELAMSFDLASKLSAQRAMTPSPLVWKIKRILNIGSEKRLKESIKMVNTFAQEVIRQRNKLGSCSNHEDLLSRFMASTKDPNYLRDIVISFLLAGRDTVASALTGLFWLLAQHPEVITAIRAEALMAPPHGQSHDFHYLQAVVYEGMRLFPPIQFNSKFCQQDDTFPDGTFIKKGTRVTYHPYAMGRMETIWGPDCLTFKPERWLKDGVFYQETPFKYPVFQAGHRMCLGKEMALVEIKSVVLSLLQRFDIELVAPILTPRFSPGLTANFTGGLPVQVSERRDRKDKT, encoded by the coding sequence ATGGCGATTGAAGATCCATCCATTATTATGGTGATTTTAGTATTGCTCTCTATTTTCTTTACTTTAATCTACTTCACCACTAGGGTTCATTGCACATGCGAAATCTGCCATGCTTACATTACCTCTAGTTGGTCAATCCAATTTGATAATCTCTGCGATTGGTACACTCATCTTCTCAAAAACTCACCTACAAAAACCATACACATACATGTTCTTCACAACACCATAACATCCAACCATCAAAGCGTAGAGTACATGCTCAAAACCCAATTCGAAAACTACCCAAAAGGGAAACCTTTCTCTGCCATCTTAGGTGATTTCTTGGGCAACGGCATCTTCAATGTTGATGGCGAttcatggaggtttcagagaaaAATGGCGTGTCTTGAGCTTGGAAAGATGTCAATGAGATCACATGCTCTTGAAGTTGTTAAACATGAGATTGATCATAGGCTTATACCTCTTGTTTCATCATTCTCCCAAAAACAAAATGGGGTTTTGGATTTACAAGATGTTTTTCGAAGGTTTTCGTTTGATGTAATTTGTAAATTTTCTTTCGGGTATGACCCAAAGTGTTTAGACAAGTCATTACCCGTATCCGAATTGGCAATGTCTTTTGATCTAGCGTCAAAGCTATCTGCTCAGAGAGCGATGACTCCGTCACCATTGGTGTGGAAGATCAAAAGGATCTTGAATATTGGAAGTGAAAAGAGACTTAAAGAATCGATCAAGATGGTGAACACGTTTGCACAAGAAGTTATTAGACAACGAAACAAATTAGGATCTTGTTCAAACCACGAAGATCTTCTATCAAGATTCATGGCTTCAACAAAAGATCCCAACTACCTTCGAGACATTGTTATAAGCTTTCTGTTAGCCGGACGCGACACAGTCGCATCCGCTCTAACCGGCTTATTTTGGTTATTAGCACAGCACCCAGAAGTGATAACAGCCATCAGAGCCGAAGCTCTGATGGCACCACCACACGGGCAGTCGCATGACTTCCACTACTTACAAGCAGTGGTATATGAGGGAATGCGACTGTTCCCACCAATCCAATTCAATTCCAAGTTTTGTCAACAAGACGACACATTTCCCGATGGCACATTCATCAAGAAAGGCACTCGGGTCACATACCACCCATACGCGATGGGTCGAATGGAGACCATTTGGGGTCCCGACTGCTTAACTTTCAAACCCGAAAGATGGTTAAAAGATGGTGTGTTTTATCAAGAAACCCCTTTCAAGTACCCAGTCTTTCAAGCTGGACATAGGATGTGTTTAGGTAAAGAAATGGCACTTGTGGAGATAAAAAGTGTGGTTCTTTCTCTTTTACAACGGTTTGATATAGAATTAGTGGCTCCTATTTTGACGCCTAGGTTTTCGCCTGGGCTCACGGCGAACTTCACCGGTGGTCTACCGGTTCAGGTTAGTGAAAGGAGAGATAGGAAAGATAAGACGTAG
- the LOC111905048 gene encoding uncharacterized protein LOC111905048, whose amino-acid sequence MSLEDIFKSLATSPQQFQIETRTSISKLEAQMGDIVTSISKLESCGKLSSQTEKNLNDNVVTLRNGKQTGASSSKKKPRVKEEEIEVIPIEETIVKNDTQAGVLKKTIPLVTPIATQPPFPSRLETSKKNMEEKEILDTFRKVEVNIHLLDAIKQIPRYAKFLKELSTNKRKLKGNEKFPMNKNASVVLQRKLPPKYKDTRMFTVPCKIGDVTFSSVMLDLAASINFMPYSVYESLNVGPLSEIGVIISLADKSSVFPRGVLEDILVQVNQLVFPSNFYVIDLDEQVSSKSALILLGRPFLKMARTKVDVYAGSLTIEFDGETISFNIYDAMRYPSDVSSLYFVDVVEPITQELFELSNSDVLEMILSKGFDCGKLAEKLKLYSLDLEIERLVNNLEVKKSTRFDVKQIELPPTHMKLSPSLVQPPELELKVLPQHLKYAYLGKNETLPAIISTHLTECEEEQLLKVLKDHKEAMGWTITYIKGLSPSTCMHKILMEDECKPSRDAQRRLNPPMMEVVKKEILKLLDTGMIYPISDSKWVSLVQVVPKKMRITVV is encoded by the coding sequence atgtctcttgaagacattTTCAAATCCTTAGCCACTAGTCCCcaacaattccaaatagagacaAGAACTAGTATCTCCAAACTTGAAGCACAaatgggagatatagttacatccATAAGCAAGTTGGAGTCCTGTGGAAAATTGTcttctcaaaccgaaaagaaccTAAATGACAATGTGGTGACCTTGAGAAATGGCAAACAAACCGGAGCGAGTAGTTCAAAGAAGAAGCCAAGGGTTAAAGAGGAAGAAATAGAAGTCATTCCCATTGAAGAAACTATAGTCAAGAATGATACACAAGCCGGAGTTCTAAAGAAGACTATTCCCCTCGTAACACCAATAGCCACACAACCGCCATTCCCCTCCCGACTTGAGACTTCAAAAAAGAACatggaggagaaagagattttGGACACCTTTCGAAAGGTGGAAGTAAACATCCATCTACTTGATGCAATCAAGCAAATCCCTAGATATGCAAAGTTTTTGAAAGAGCTTTCTACCAACAAGAGGAAGCTGAAGGGAAATGAGAAATTTCCAATGAATAAAAACGCATCCGtggttttacaaaggaaacttCCACCCAAATACAAAGATACCAGAATGTTTACGGTTCCCTGCAAGATTGGGGACGTCACTTTTAGTAGTGTCATGCTTGATCTTGCGGCATCTATCAATTTCATGCCCTATTCGGTGTATGAATCATTAAATGTGGGTCCTTTAAGTGAAATTGGTGTCATAATCTCTCTTGCGGATAAATCAAGTGTCTTTCCTAGAGGTGTTTTGGAAGATATCTTAGTGCAAGTGAATCAATTGGTCTTTCCATCGaatttctatgtgattgatctAGATGAGCAAGTGTCCTCCAAATCGGCTCTAATCTTACTTGGGAGACCATTTTTGAAGATGGCTAGGACGAAAGTCGATGTGTATGCGGGAAGTTTGACAATAGAGTTTGATGGTGAAACAATAAGCTTTAATATTTATGATGCCATGAGGTATCCTAGTGATGTTTCATCTTTGtactttgttgatgttgttgagccAATAACCCAAGAATTGTTCGAGTTGTCTAATAGTGATGTGTTGGAAATGATCTTAAGCAAGGGGTTTGATTGTGGGAAGCTAGCCGAGAAATTAAAGCTTTATTCTTTGGACCTTGAGATTGAGAGGTTGGTCAATAATTTAGAGGTGAAGAAATCTACAAGATTTGATGTCAAGCAAATTGAGTTGCCCCCAACCCACATGAAGTTGTCTCCATCCCTTGTTCAACCACCCGAATTAGAATTGAAAGTCCTACCTCAACACTTAAAGTATGCTTATTTAGGAAAGAATGAAACCCTTCCGGCTATTATTTCAACTCATTTAACCGAATGTGAAGAAGAGCAACTCCTTAAGGTGTTGAAGGATCACAAAGAAGCTATGGGTTGGACTATCACGTATATTAAGGGATTGAGCCCCTCCACTTGTATGCacaagatcttgatggaggatgaatgcaagcCAAGTCGAGACGCCCAAAGAAGATTGAACCCGCCTATGATGGAAGTTGTGAAGAAGGAGATATTGAAGCTTCTTGATACGGGGATGATCTATCCAATCTCGGATAGCAAGTGGGTGAGTCTGGTCCAAGTGGTACCGAAGAAGATGAGAATCACGGTGGTCtag